In Penicillium oxalicum strain HP7-1 chromosome VII, whole genome shotgun sequence, one DNA window encodes the following:
- a CDS encoding Protein N-terminal and lysine N-methyltransferase efm7 — protein MEDDLEMGDLFKDPEGFYEEEKPPTFAEHQMLCGKTVRATKPAQVAPTPLRRSTSQILTTYTILFLLQGNLLWNAGRTSSHYLEEHTDDLIRDKDVLEIGAAAGVPSIVSAIQGARTVVMTDYYDPDLVSNMQYNADLALDMIPKRADSQKRLRVEGYKWGNPVEPLFAHLPVSPPGEPAGFDVLIMADVIYNYPEHANLVKTMQLTLKKTPEAVALVIFTPYEPWLLPQTEKFFPRAEEGGFAVTKIFQKMMDHVLFENDPGDEILRKTVFGYELRWKPEHLDSRSS, from the exons ATGGAAGACGATCTAGAGATGGGAGACCTCTTCAAGGACCCAGAAGGGTTCtatgaggaggagaagccACCCACTTTTGCAGAGCACCAGATGCTTTGCGGCAAGACGGTGCGC GCGACCAAACCCGCTCAAGTGGCTCCAACGCCGCTGAGACGATCGACGAGCCAAATTCTGACAACGTACaccattctctttctcttacAGGGTAACTTGCTTTGGAATGCCGGTCGAACAAGCTCGCACTACCTCGAGGAACACACAGATGACCTCATCCGCGACAAGGATGTACTCGAGATCGGGGCCGCCGCGGGGGTGCCTAGTATCGTGAGCGCCATTCAGGGCGCCCGCACTGTGGTCATGACCGACTACTACGATCCCGACCTGGTATCAAACATGCAGTACAATGCCGACCTAGCCTTGGACATGATTCCCAAACGGGCAGACTCCCAAAAACGACTGCGGGTGGAAGGATACAAATGGGGGAACCCGGTCGAGCCCTTGTTTGCACACCTGCCTGTTTCGCCCCCAGGGGAACCGGCCGGGTTTGACGTCCTGATCATGGCAGATGTGATCTACAACTACCCCGAGCACGCAAACTTGGTCAAGACCATGCAGCTTACGTTGAAAAAAACGCCCGAAGCGGTGGCATTGGTGATCTTTACACCGTACGAGCCATGGTTGCTGCCTCAAACCGAAAAGTTCTTTCCGCGGGCGGAAGAAGGTGGATTCGCCGTGACCAAGATTTtccagaagatgatggacCATGTGCTGTTTGAGAATGACCCCGGT GATGAGATTCTTCGCAAGACGGTCTTTGGATATGAGCTTCGATGGAAGCCAGAACATTTGGACAGTCGTTCATCCTAG